The Helicobacter cetorum MIT 00-7128 region TCTAAAAAGCTATGGTTCATCACGCCTTCACCCTTAGTGTCGGTCAAAAACTCACTTCTATAGCCTATAAGACCCCTTGCAGGAATTTCAAATTCTAATCTTGTATAGCCATCACTCATAGGATTCATGGCTTTCATCTCGGCTTTTCTCTTGCCTAATCTCTCAATGATAGCCCCACTAAAGTCTTGGGGAGTGTCAATCACTAAATGCTCAAAGGGCTCGCATTTTTTACCATTCTCTTCTTTAATAATCACTTCAGGGCGTGAAATACTAAATTCAAACCCTTCACGGCGTAAATTCTCCGCTAGGATTGTGATTTGTAATTCCCCACGCCCACTCACTTTAAACTTACCTTCGCCCATTTCTTCGCATTTCATAGCGATATTAGTTTGCATTTCTTTTAATAATCTGTCTTTAAGTTTGTTAGCAGTTACATGCTTTCCTTCAAGCCCTGCTAGGGGGGAATCATTGACTGCAAAATACACGCTCATAGTAGGCTCTTCTAAATGCATGGGGTCTAGTGGAATAGGATTATTTGGATCTACCACGCTATCACCTACATCCATTGCATTAAATCCGGCAATCGCCACAATATCGCCCGCATGGGCACTTTCAATCTCGGTTCTTGCTAGTCCTAAAAAGCCTATAAGTTTAGTGATACGCCCACTCTCTTTGCTCCCATCACTCTTCATTAAAAGAACGCTCTCATTCTTTTTAACCGAGCCATTAAACACTCTAGCGATACCAATTTTTCCCACATAATTATCATAATCAAGCGTAAAAATTTGCATTTGCAATGGTTCGCTAGCACTTCCGCTAGGACTTGGCACATGCTCTAAAATCGTTTCAAATAAAGGCTCTAAACTTTTCTTTTCATCATCTAAATTTTTCATCGCATAGCCATCTCTAGCAGCAGCATAAACTACAGGAAAATCTAGTTGCTTATCATTAGCCCCCATGGCTACAAATAAGTCAAAAACCTCATCTACTACTCTATCAGGCTCAGCGGCAGGCTTATCAATTTTATTCACCACAACAATGGGACAAATTCCAAAGCTCAAAGCCTTTTTAACCACAAATTTGGTTTGAGGCATAACTCCTTCTTGAGCATCTACTAAGAGCAAAACGCCATCTACCATTTTTAAAACCCGCTCTACTTCGCCCCCAAAATCAGCGTGTCCGGGAGTGTCAATAATATTGATTTTAGTGTCTTTATAATGAATGGCAGTGTTTTTAGAAAGGATAGTAATCCCTCTTTCTCTTTCTAAATCATTGCTATCCATAACCCTTTCATCTACCTTTTCTCTCTCACTAAATGTGCCAGATTGAGAGAGTAAGCCATCTACTAAAGTGGTTTTTCCATGGTCAACATGCGCAATTACGGCGATATTTCTAATATTTTTCATAAATGTCCTAACAAGCAAAATTAAGCTAGAAGTATAACACAATATGGGGGTATAATAGCCCTAGATGTTGGAATTTTTTAGTTAAATCTTTTTTTGTAGAATAAGTTTTTGATATTTTTAAGAAATATTTATCCATGTAATTTTATAGCATAGAATTGTCAAGTTGATAGTCTTTGACACCATGTATAGAACCGCCCCTAAAACCTTTATTTCTTTAGATGAGAAAACCGCAAGGAAGCAGCCCTAAGGTATCATTTAAAGCAAGCTTTAGAGAGAAGTCATAGTGTAGAAGAATTTACAAACACTTTAAAGCTAAGCGCTCAAAAATCTAAATTCTCTAATGAAACGATGAAAAAAATTGAAGAGATTACAAGCGGAGTCAAAACTGCGAGTGAAGAGATAAAAGAGCAAGCTTTAGATTTTTCACATATCAAGTTAAACAACAATGAGATTAAGGAGCTTTTAAATAACCAAGAAATTCCTACAAGCGGTAAGGGAGCCATTACTTTTGGTAGAAATAATTTAAATTCTGAAATAGTAGAGTTTTTGCATAAAAACAGCAAGAAAATGATTATTGAAAAAGCTACACTAAAGAATTAGAAGTTTTAAAAGACGCTCATTTCTCACACCCAAACAATGTAAGAGCGAGTTTAGACTATCAAGCTATCAATCATATTCTAAAACGGCATGGAGTCAACTCAAACAATGCTAAAGCTGGAGAAGTGCCAATCAGCTATGATGACTTAGCTAATTATAGGAATTTTATTGATAATGCAGACGCTGTTTTTAAAACCATAGATAACGAAAATAAAAATGTTGTTATAGGTTTTAAGCAAGTAAATGGCTATTATGTAGTGGTGGAGCAAGTCAATAGTGGCAAAAATGAACTAGCACTAAAAAGCATGTATAAATCAAATGGAAGTTTTAAGAATAACACGAGTTATAAAGCATTGCAAGACACCAAACCCTCTAAGGGCGACCATGAGTTGAATGCACATGGCGATGTCTATGACAATTCTACCACAAACTTAAGCCCTTTAGAGTTAGCCAACCTAGAAAAACAACAAAAACTAGCTAAAGAGCAAGAATTAAAAGAGCTAGAAAGCCAAAGATTACAAGAAAAAATCCAACAACAAGAATTAGAAAACAAAAAAATAAGAGATGCCAAAAATTCTACTTTAGGCAAGAGCGAACTAGACAGAGAGATAACTAAGAATGCAGAAATACCTTTTAAAGAGCTAGAAAACGCCCCTAAAAATGCAAAAGAAAAAGAAAAATCATATAATGAAAGCTTTGAAACTAAAGCTAAAGATGAAAAAATGCCCAAACTCTCTTTTAACGAGATTAAAGAACTGATTGATAAAAGCCCACGATATGGCGATTCAATGGATATTATAGGAAATAATAAAGTTACGCCTGAAGTGGTGGAAATACATAGATAAAAACAACAAAAGAGTTGCAATTGAGAAACTAGAGCCTAGCATAGCTAAAGAATTAGGTTTAAAACATATTAATAATGCTAGAGCAGTGATAGATTATAGCGCTATCAAACACACTTTAAAAAGACATGGAGTAAATTCGCCTAATGCTAGATTAAGCAAACAACCGCCAATAACTTATGATGATATAGCCAACTATAGAAAAATAGCCAATAGCGCTGATGAAGTTATCAAAACAAGGGGAAACAACAATGAATTAAGGATTTTAAGCTTTAAGCAAGAGAATGGCTATTATTTCATAGTGGAACAAGTCAGTAAAAAACATAATGAAATCAGCCTTGTTACAATGTTTAAAGAGAATGGAAATTATAAGAATGGTAACACCTATATTGAAACGACTAAAAACTCAAATTAGCCACCACCATAAGGATAAACCTTTTGTGCTTTGGATTATTAGTCCAACGCTAATTCGTTTTGCCTTTAGTCTAGTGCGGATTATAGCATAGTTTTTAGTTTGCAAGATTTTTTAAGGCGTTTAAAGAAATGTTTGCTAAAACAAGCGCTAATTTTCATAACCTAAATAATGACGCTACGCTTAAAAATTTCAATCTAGCCCCCTATCTAACTGATTCATTAGATACCACCGCCAAAATGCTAGAAAGTGGCAATAGAAGTGATAATTTTAAAAAATAAGGAGCAACAAAATATGTCAAGCATAACTAACACTTTTTTAAGAGAGCAACTCTACATTGTCGTTAGGAGAGTATTCAACAAACACCACATTAACCTTAACTTTGAATTTAACGATATTTTAGGCTATAAAATAAAGAATTATCGCCTAGAAATCACTCTAAAAAGAAAGAAATCCCATACCTTAGAGCTCTTTTATCAAATCCATTTAGCAAGAGATAGATATATTAAGACTATCTAGAGCTTATATATCTCAAGTTTAATAATTCTTCAAAATAAGAAAGCTTTAGTTTTTTTAAGATAGTAGTTGTATTCAAAATGGCTCCAGATGTAGGATTCGAACCTACGACCAAGCGGTTAACAGCCGCCTACTCTACCGCTGAGCTAATCTGGAATATCGCTCAAAAAAGAAACAAAATTATAATAGATTTTTTTGATAATGTCAAGAGAATTGTAGTGTTTTTTAAAAAGCATACTAATTTTTATTGTAAGGTTTGGCTTTTAGGGGGTAAAATTCCCTAATGTCATATGCAAATATCTAAAAATCTAAAGATTTTTCCTACAAAATGTATTATTGATTTTTGC contains the following coding sequences:
- the typA gene encoding translational GTPase TypA, whose product is MKNIRNIAVIAHVDHGKTTLVDGLLSQSGTFSEREKVDERVMDSNDLERERGITILSKNTAIHYKDTKINIIDTPGHADFGGEVERVLKMVDGVLLLVDAQEGVMPQTKFVVKKALSFGICPIVVVNKIDKPAAEPDRVVDEVFDLFVAMGANDKQLDFPVVYAAARDGYAMKNLDDEKKSLEPLFETILEHVPSPSGSASEPLQMQIFTLDYDNYVGKIGIARVFNGSVKKNESVLLMKSDGSKESGRITKLIGFLGLARTEIESAHAGDIVAIAGFNAMDVGDSVVDPNNPIPLDPMHLEEPTMSVYFAVNDSPLAGLEGKHVTANKLKDRLLKEMQTNIAMKCEEMGEGKFKVSGRGELQITILAENLRREGFEFSISRPEVIIKEENGKKCEPFEHLVIDTPQDFSGAIIERLGKRKAEMKAMNPMSDGYTRLEFEIPARGLIGYRSEFLTDTKGEGVMNHSFLEFREFSGSVESRKNGALISMENGEATAFSLFNIQERGVLFINPQTKVYVGMVIGEHSRDNDLDVNPIKSKHLTNMRASGSDDAIKLTPPRTMALERALEWIEEDEILEVTPLNLRIRKKILDPNMRKRAKK